In Streptomyces seoulensis, the following are encoded in one genomic region:
- a CDS encoding peptidyl-tRNA hydrolase: protein MTHVPAAPGDSPFRTEPTPRDEAPQFVLPLVVRIEKSAPPARTDALETAARAVLVLLGDERARGDGEWAEAVRDWEDARIRKVVRRARGAEWRRATELPGITVTGAAAEVRVFPPIPLDGWPKELAKLQVSGTELDDPESPAEPDLTAPVLWLNPELEMSAGKEMAQVGHGAQLAWWALPDAARGAWRAAGHPLTVRTATPSHWRELTTGGLPLVRDAGFTEIAPGSATVVADHPALR from the coding sequence GTGACCCACGTTCCCGCCGCACCCGGCGACAGCCCCTTCCGGACCGAGCCCACCCCGCGCGACGAGGCCCCGCAGTTCGTGCTGCCCCTCGTCGTACGGATCGAGAAGAGCGCGCCGCCCGCCCGCACCGACGCGCTGGAGACCGCCGCACGCGCCGTGCTCGTCCTGCTCGGGGACGAGCGGGCGCGCGGCGACGGCGAATGGGCCGAGGCGGTACGGGACTGGGAGGACGCCCGCATCCGCAAGGTGGTCCGGCGGGCGCGCGGCGCGGAGTGGCGCCGCGCCACGGAGCTGCCCGGCATCACGGTGACCGGCGCCGCCGCCGAGGTGCGGGTCTTCCCGCCGATCCCGCTGGACGGCTGGCCCAAGGAGCTGGCCAAGCTCCAGGTCTCCGGCACCGAACTGGACGACCCCGAGTCCCCCGCCGAACCGGACCTCACCGCCCCCGTGCTCTGGCTCAACCCGGAGCTGGAGATGTCGGCCGGCAAGGAGATGGCCCAGGTCGGCCACGGCGCCCAGCTCGCCTGGTGGGCCCTGCCCGACGCGGCCCGCGGCGCCTGGCGCGCCGCCGGTCACCCCCTCACCGTGCGCACCGCCACCCCGTCCCACTGGCGCGAACTCACCACCGGTGGGCTGCCGTTGGTCCGCGACGCGGGCTTCACGGAGATCGCGCCCGGCTCGGCCACGGTCGTCGCCGACCACCCGGCGCTGCGCTGA
- a CDS encoding polysaccharide deacetylase family protein, producing MIPLARRLTAVCVLGAALAACGTAHPAKPARPAHAEPHPSASASPSVTPTMAAGPGGLTPVFEHGPRDKGKTVALTFDADMTADEGPRAAAGERFDNPGLISALRTLKVPATVFMTGRWAEEYPDQARSLGHDAQFEVANHSYSHYAFTGDCYGLPTVAPDAKLTEVQRTYTALRKAGVPRPMPYFRFPGGCYDRDTLRAISGAGVTAVQWDVISGDAFATDADAVVRQVLDGVKPGSVVVMHCTRSAAPTTEKVVRSVVPELRKKGYRFVKVSELIRESGTPR from the coding sequence GTGATTCCACTCGCACGCCGTCTCACCGCCGTCTGCGTCCTCGGCGCGGCCCTCGCCGCCTGCGGTACCGCACACCCCGCCAAGCCCGCGCGCCCGGCGCACGCGGAGCCTCACCCCTCCGCCTCCGCCTCCCCTTCCGTCACCCCCACCATGGCGGCGGGTCCGGGCGGGCTCACCCCCGTGTTCGAGCACGGCCCGCGCGACAAGGGCAAGACCGTCGCGCTGACCTTCGACGCCGACATGACCGCCGACGAGGGGCCCCGCGCCGCCGCCGGTGAGCGCTTCGACAACCCCGGCCTGATCAGCGCCCTGCGCACGCTGAAGGTCCCGGCGACCGTCTTCATGACCGGCCGCTGGGCCGAGGAGTACCCGGACCAGGCCCGCTCCCTCGGGCACGACGCCCAGTTCGAGGTGGCCAACCACTCCTACAGCCACTACGCCTTCACCGGTGACTGCTACGGCCTGCCGACCGTCGCCCCGGACGCCAAGCTGACCGAGGTCCAGCGCACCTACACCGCCCTGCGTAAGGCGGGCGTGCCGCGCCCCATGCCGTACTTCCGCTTCCCCGGCGGCTGCTACGACCGGGACACGCTGCGCGCGATCAGCGGCGCCGGTGTCACGGCCGTCCAGTGGGACGTAATCAGCGGCGACGCCTTCGCCACGGACGCCGACGCGGTGGTGCGCCAGGTGCTGGACGGGGTGAAGCCCGGTTCGGTGGTCGTCATGCACTGCACCCGCAGCGCCGCCCCGACGACCGAGAAGGTCGTCCGCTCGGTGGTGCCGGAGCTGCGCAAGAAGGGCTACCGGTTCGTGAAGGTCTCGGAGCTGATCCGGGAGTCCGGCACCCCGCGCTGA
- a CDS encoding DUF692 domain-containing protein — MRLGTGIGWRPEIADAVAGMAGIDWVEVVAENVCPGHLPEPLTRLRERGVTVVPHGVSLGLGGAERPDEGRLRALAERAEALGSPLVTEHIAFVRAGGSLTASAPLEAGHLLPVPRTRDALDVLCENVAIAQEALPVPLALENIAALFSWPGEEMSEGEFLAELVERTGVRLLIDVANLHTNHVNRGEDPAEALDRLPLEALAYVHVAGGFERDGVWHDSHAHPVPPVVLDILTDLASRAAPPGVLLERDENFPEPAELERQLADIGEAVRKGGGIARAKGARTLPVPPDACAEARQRVAVAQTAVLSALVAGTPLPEGFDRGRMGVQARSLAAKRADVVAKVAPELPAILGAGYRETFLDYARTRPMRGGYRQDALEFAAQLLKTGRPVDARARRRLREWWLDRAGPAPRTPGPAARLARRVLSGRR, encoded by the coding sequence ATGCGGCTCGGGACGGGGATCGGGTGGCGGCCGGAGATCGCGGACGCCGTGGCGGGGATGGCCGGGATCGACTGGGTGGAGGTCGTGGCGGAGAACGTCTGCCCCGGCCATCTGCCGGAGCCGCTGACGCGGCTGCGCGAGCGCGGGGTGACGGTGGTCCCGCACGGGGTCTCCCTGGGGCTCGGCGGCGCGGAGCGGCCGGACGAGGGGCGGCTGCGGGCGCTGGCGGAGCGGGCCGAGGCGCTGGGGTCGCCGCTGGTCACCGAGCACATCGCGTTCGTCCGCGCGGGCGGGTCGCTCACCGCGTCGGCGCCGCTGGAGGCGGGCCATCTGCTCCCGGTACCGCGTACCCGGGACGCCCTCGACGTGCTGTGCGAGAACGTGGCGATCGCGCAGGAGGCGCTGCCGGTGCCGCTGGCGCTGGAGAACATCGCCGCCCTGTTCTCCTGGCCCGGCGAGGAGATGAGCGAGGGCGAGTTCCTGGCCGAGCTGGTGGAGCGGACCGGCGTACGGCTGCTGATCGACGTGGCCAACCTGCACACCAACCACGTCAACCGGGGCGAGGACCCCGCCGAGGCGCTGGACCGGCTCCCGCTGGAGGCGCTGGCCTATGTGCATGTGGCGGGCGGTTTCGAGCGGGACGGTGTCTGGCACGACAGCCACGCGCACCCCGTACCGCCTGTGGTGCTGGACATCCTGACCGACCTCGCCTCCCGCGCCGCACCGCCCGGCGTCCTGCTGGAACGGGACGAGAACTTCCCCGAACCGGCCGAGCTGGAGCGGCAGTTGGCCGACATCGGGGAGGCGGTGCGCAAGGGCGGCGGCATCGCACGGGCCAAGGGCGCCAGGACTCTCCCCGTACCGCCGGACGCCTGTGCCGAGGCCCGGCAGCGGGTGGCCGTCGCGCAGACGGCCGTGCTGTCGGCGCTGGTGGCCGGGACGCCGTTGCCCGAGGGGTTCGACCGGGGGCGGATGGGCGTACAGGCGCGGTCGCTGGCGGCGAAGCGGGCGGACGTGGTGGCCAAGGTGGCGCCCGAGCTGCCCGCGATCCTGGGTGCCGGGTACCGGGAGACGTTCCTCGACTACGCGCGCACCCGGCCGATGCGCGGCGGCTACCGGCAGGACGCGCTGGAGTTCGCCGCCCAGCTCCTCAAGACGGGACGCCCGGTGGACGCGCGGGCGCGCCGGAGGCTGCGGGAGTGGTGGCTCGATCGCGCGGGTCCGGCACCCCGTACGCCCGGTCCGGCCGCCCGGCTGGCCAGGCGGGTGCTGTCGGGGCGGCGCTGA